The stretch of DNA AAGGGCTGTGGACGTGCTTGCCTCATGCATTTGTCTGGGCGCTCGAGTTCAGTTACTGAGCACATGCTCATTAATATGACTGAAAACTTTTAACGCTTATGCCCATTTGGGGCgcctgtttttgtttttgaaaaatatcttatCGTAATCTGAAGTAATACACTTCGTTTAGGTCGGAAGTTATTAGATAAAAGAAGTTTGCGAAACACCGTTCAATTAAGTAGCTTCCATTAGTTGAAGCACTTTTCAGCGACATTGGGTCGTCTTTACGTGCATATATACTTGGAAACCAAAAGTCAATTGTCGCCTGAAACGTTGAATGtcgaaaaacaaatttgagaatTGAATGCAATAATTGTCAGTTGAGTCCAGAATTTTGGATTCTAGTGAAGTAAGTCTCTGATCAAGTAAATGAAATGGATCAAGGAACATGTTCTGATTGGCTTTAACTGTTATACTTGTAACAAACTTTGATTAAAACGTAATCATTAGTCTGATCACAACGTGGTGAAACTTcttattgttcttttttcttttctatgCCTCctcacgaacttctagataTATGGACcgtgaacgagcttcccgtcaaattggcctgctcttggtcatggcagctctgagccacttttcgaattaaagcaTTAAAACAAGAAACGTAAGTCTCTTCAAtgaaaggcaggtcatttttatgttgtttacttgtaaagtggttcgtttcaaacttatagtgtcaaaagcttatatAGTTGACCAAGATTCGAATCTTATGTAGTGCTTTTTAcgacataactttggacatatatcctgagttccctaagcacaGTTtagggctcaaacttggccacgttcatctatttaaccagatcttgtggtcgtatgaaatACTTGTTTGAAATGCAGTACGTAAACTGTATAAGAGATCTATCATTCTATCATTGTGTCGTGTCATTTATGCGATCGAACACCAACCCGAAAGAGGACGTTTTAGTGAGATTTCGAACTTGACACATGggccgcaaaaaaaaatattggtttaGTTCAAAGTACCTTTTGATGGAGAGTGACGATGCAATTGAAGCTTAAGCAGATCATCAAGGTAAATAATGCCCATTCCAGTTGTTAAAATGCAACATTAACAAATTACGGGCGCAAATGGGGATTACAAATGGGgagtactggggattacattccctgtagcggttagaaaagcccgtggaaaaccaaaccaaaaaaaaaataaagattNAAAAATGaggaggtacgaaaggtgtctgatattgcacgttttcaagagcattcatgagctttgtcccatcCCAAgattagggtcaattctagtgaccgtggaGGCTTAATGTACGTTTCGAGAGCACCTTCGAGccttcgaaaatccaggctaccttagttaaaacaataaagtccaactctcttctttcgcgggctccttcattgtttaatctGATTCCCTCAAGCATTCGCAGGGAGTTTGTAGATGTTGAACCAGTGGCATCCTTTAGATCAGACATAtcagacatattttttgatcaaattacctgatcaaccctacgttCAGGGGGTAAGCCAGATCTGTcaactttaattcgttggtgtatcaaatattatatgagTATACAATCAAGTGAGattaatacctttttccgtcttgaactacCGGcgatcccattcccagtagaggtaaggaagtccgcaaaaaagtgTGATTGCAAATCAGATTTTAGATCTACCTTCCTCTACTCTAAAATGCTCCCCttaaaacttatttttgtAAACTGCACCAGGCCATTGAGAGAGTGAGAAATTGGAGTACGATTtgccacgaacttctagaaatctttagaagtccgtggatttGTATACCAAATGTGACATTTTATGGGATCGTTTTTCACCTGTATTAATACTTGTTCTGTTAGTATTGGGCCCATAAACGGTGTATTATGAGAACGTCCCCGAATTTCTAGTATGACGTTAGATTTCTGTCAAAGCGGCAAAGGCCCAAAAACAATGACAACTAGAAGACTTGGCAATTAATTCGATAATGGAAGAGCTATTTTTATGTCAGTGGCACAAATCGGTCGATTTTAAGTACCATTCAAGATACATAATGGGGTCTACGTTGCAAGACATGTGCTCACTTAGACATTTCATCAATAAAGGGTAGGTCATTATTGGACTACATTTAGCATGAAATTGCGAAGAATGAAATCGGAGCGTTATGGCGGACATGGGTTACATACCCATATTACATATGGgtataaagttccctctctctcacacaGAGGATgccaaacgccaccattagaaatatcatttcatgGCGTTGTGTTCATGAGTGaccggaatctaagtttcgCCCCACtcatgaagaaaatagacattctctaacggcaaatttgcctttgagtGGTTTTGAGGGAAATCATTCAGATCATTTAGATAAgccattttatttttgttgcgtgcatcatacttcaaagaGGACATTAGCAAGATCTGTAATTAGCATCTTTATCCATAAAGCCAAAtagttttctttctctcatgctttgaatttttttaccaCTTTTTTTTACCAAGAATGTGGCATTTTCTTGATGAGAAGAACCACTTTTAGTTGTGCGAAAAACCTTGCTAAAATCcagaaaaatatattttttgctcaaaaaatttTTTCGTCACTTTTCGTTGTCCCCTTCAAAGTCCTAGAGTGAACTTTTGAATGAGAATATCATAAATACAGTTGCATCAATTTTTACTGTGAGGTTTTTCTTCAGAGTTTGTGTTCATTAGTTTTCctgcattttcaatttttgcggaaagaaaatcatttcaaaaaaattgctggaacataccctgtcaaagagtgcaaaatataattgaattttgaaactgaaatccttcATGACCACCAtgaagaatttgtttttcttaaaaaGGTAGCCTTATACTAACATTTTCGAATTCATGTTAGAAAAtaatcccagaccagcctttcgttcaagagtgccctagagcggcaaattcgtACGCATTGTGCGACCAAatctttcatcaattttggcttccggGAAACTCATTCCCCTGGATCGGCATAAAAAACCCGAAAAGAATggtgtaaaaaaaatcagtctttTTGCATCGATTTGGCACGACCTAGCATCGACGGGTGAAAAACCCTGACCAGCCTTTACAATCCCAGTAACTCTTATGTTAATGTTACTTAAAAAGTCGCTCCCCGTTTTCTCGAGTCAAGGAAAGACGTATGTTGTATCAGAGAGTACAGTCTTAGGCGAGCATTTACTCGAGGACTGGAAGTGTCGGTACTGCCCGCCCGGGCTAGGGCCTAAAGGATGAcgcattttttatttaataGCCAAAGATGAATATATGTTCAAGATAGTTGTTGGAACGGATGCGAGCCACATATTCATTAAAGGAGTCCATGTAAACGGCGACACCTTAAGGCCAACACAATTGTCGTATATATATGATATCCAAACACCTTATACAAAGAGAATATTCAAGGTTCAGTTAATACGTATTATTGTGTCCTgctgtgtcctgctgtccaacatctatgcgggactcagatgctccattcgatCTTACTACTTTACTTccgttggccttccgcagggggatccactatcgccaattctatTCAATCTCTATGTATCCTTCAaatcaataacatcaagacgaaggccatggttttccataaaggtcgtctggcTCCCACCTgcttccatatccaccatagtccgattgaaatcgtcaatagtttgaattatgtcggtttcacattctccactcaactctccttcaccaaccatctcaaatcatcaatagtcaaagccagggccaggatcggattcatgtacaatagacttcctatcaagaatctcccccttccaatagttcttcaactcttccggacctgcatcactccaattttcttttacGGTCTTTACCTTTGGCCTCCCAACTCCGCCtaatccgccctcaaatccgccgacgccaccttcaccaagttcctcaaacgataccttaagcgtgccccaatatgccaacaatgcatggacgcattttctatgcgaaaccgagcccctcaccatcgggctggcaaggttagtttccaacagtgttgggaacctgacctttccggaggtgatgtccggacacaagttgtccttcccgatcaaggacttgttaacaccttattgtccttggcccggcatcccttcggagtattggcgtTCACGTACCTTTGACcggctcccgacccaatgccatcaacgacgggagctgacaaaagacctattcaatctgacccacccactctactgcaataaccaagattttcatcatttatctctacccacctgtttatgtactatctgcaatttccctcttcactttttccatgtgCACTTaaccaatcctagtcaaactcactgtgatatcatcctctagtcaactattttaaaAGTCTTTCGGAATATTACATTTGGTTTTTATTTCACTACTCCCTCCCATTATCTTCTTAAGAGATATGATTTTTGCCTCTCACATTTCTGCTCTTGAGAGCATGCGACTTTCTGAAGTCAGAACGATAAGCGCATACGCAACCATGAAACTTCCGAAATAATAATCACACCCTTACAAATGTGAGTTAGAGACTAGTTTGGAATTTCGGTCcaattattttttgcttgaaagtTACACgcaaaacttgaagaaaaatggaaagataaggaaaaaagtaaaacaaatatAACACAATCCTTTTTTGGTCTGTATTTTCACAGGCCTTATTAACCATTTTACTACCTTCACTAAGAAATGCAATCTATTGTACTATTAGAATAAACAATCATGATGGGTCAAACTGTTACCACAAACTTTTTAGCATATTTGGTCTACCGACGAATTTTGAATATGGGGTTGAACAGGAATGAtcctcaaaaatttgtccacgTCTGACTTGGAAGATGTTACCGTATCAACAACGTCCAATACTCTCTACAAATATTAgtgggaagtaaattaaacaatgaaggatccccagaaagaaggaggaaaattGAACCGGAACCTCTCTCACTTGAGGAAACTGCACTATTGACCACACCACGTCTCATTCCCATTGACATCCCTCCAActagcattgaaaaaatgatgtaAATGCATTAACCCTTTTAACAACTCTTGCCCTCCTCTTCTTGACTGAGCCTCATTCTCGGAAATCCATGTGGTTAAAGCTGTTTGAAGTCTCCCAGTCAGTGGACTAGGAATGTTCAGGATTGTTCAAACTAAAATCAAACCCTTGAATTGGCAATGCCATCCACATTTCTTGCAATATAATGCTCAAAAGTAGGTCATAGTCCTAAAAGGGTGCTAGTCCTTGGCAGTGAATTCAAGCCACGGCATGACCTTAACATTGGATAACATATTGGCAGTAATAAACAtgggaccaaatattttggctTCGTTGCATTTTAAGGGCCTAGGGCGAAATTTTCTCGtcaaaatcagccaaatatCTCCCAAAAATggtgaaataaagaaaatcaattcagttgcTTTGAGTGCAAAATCCCCCATGACTCGTGTGCTGGATAGcaagcagggtgggcatttcatttttggacacttttgtccatccctttccaaaagtgtccaaaaatgagggtggacaaaagtggacaaaaggggacaaaaatacgaaactttAAAGCTAAAACTCTAAAAGAAATTCTGCTTGAAACccaattttttgcttcaaaaattgctcattgatggttccaaaagcaaaataagtctttaaaacctttgtcATGTGCCTCTGACATGAGCCAAAAAgctatttgaaagacaggttctcaGCTCTATTTCACCTAAGATCTATTCAGGATTGTTaacttttttgtaacaaaattgttgtttgaaatgatgagTCAAAATGTATCTCCTCttaaaaagaccaaaaactgaaaattgaacatcttacCCAATTGCGGAAATTTAAGGATGATACATTTTGTACGTTTATGGTTTTATTCCACAGGCAAGTTACTTTAAAAATTGTTAGATAAGTAAGTCTTTTTTAGCTTTCaaagatgcgtttgatgtcagaatatgagaagaatcaatttgtttttacAAGGAAACATATACTGTAGtttttatatatataataaAAGTGCACATATTACTtacaaatctaaaaaagttgcattgaatatttgatatagAGGTGCTAATTTTTTGTAATTTAAGACTAAATTttagttaaaattacccaACCACCAAATGCCTTGATTGTAATGTGGCATTGGCTTTTTAgtattcaaaacattcatgatatttgttttaacatttcaaagctgTATTCTATCAAGATAATTAATTGAGATTCTCAGAAACTCAATTTAGTATATAATTGGGAAATAAAAAACGTTAGTAAATTGATGTGCCTATTTTCTACAAAGGCCAGTTGCTACTGTTACATCATATTTAGGTATTtaaagaaagcttagattttattgattactgattttATTTGCTGGTTAACATTTAGATTAgttaaagaaataacatgatatatggttttgaaatttttgcttgtcaacccacttttggacaattgtacaTACTTTGGGACAtgttctgcccacttttgtatacttttttccacttttggacaccaagtgtccaaaagtcaagctgtttctcaaaattgcccaccctgattgCAAGAGAGTGCGCCTTACTTAGCTCAACTCTTGATGTTGCAGCCAGAATCAGCAAAGCCTTGAGATTCACACAATTATATTTAAAGTTTTCATAACTTAGGGGACAAACACGTGGCTCAACTAAACTGTAACAAAAGTTGGGCTCTTCTTGCCTTGCccaatgaattcaaaatggccCATGTACCAAGATGTGCTCCAGAGAGCATCGTAAATCGAATCGGGGTTAAACAAAACGGATCACGGAGCCTCTTAATATTAggtaagaaatgaatagtgttgacATGGAGAGAGCATAGgtaacttcatatatagatcgatcaaaggcGCTGCCATCGCTTGTTTTCGTGTAAACTGTCGCTGGgcggcaaaatgtttcattcgtagtcaagctactttggacaactatggtacaaatttgaatggcATTATttacagagaagaggatgattGCGCTTAGTCATGGTACTCCATGGCTTAGTGCGCCCATCCAATGTCGCAACTTGTCCCGATTGTAACATCTTTCTTTTAGCTTGGCTAGCTTTCTCATGGCGATGCGATGCTTTGGTTCGTATGCAGAAGTTTTGATAATGTAGAAGATAGAAGCTGTAGAAGATAAAATGTTTTGTAAATAATAGTTCAAGATCAAACAACTTCAAAACTGAATGCattgttcatttctttcaagtaATAGTTGTTCTTGAGAAAAGAAGGATTGGATAGCAATAGCTTTGTCATACACATAGTACATAACCAATCTCGTTGTGCTTCCCAGAGCCAGCATTTGTTACTAATAATGTCATTCACATTTTTAGGGGGGACCAGAGTAACATCCCTtataatcaaatcaaaattttaaaaGATTCAAGAGGATCAAGAGGACAATCCCAGGTTCTAGTTTTTATTATCACCAAAACCgaaaattacaaaaaactgatcaaaatttgtccaCCAAATGGAGCAGATGTTGCCTTTCACCCTCTCGCTCTTCTTCCTTGGCCTCAGTATTATCCGACAGTTCATTATTACTTTCGGTGTCGCCCAGATTGCCCGCATATTCTCTCACGATATTCCGGATCGTCTGAACCGTTCCACTACGTTGATTCAAGATCTGGAGGGTGCGTTGTTTCACAGTGGGGGCACCACTTGAGCACGCCTCTAATACGATGTAGTCCACCAATTGTAACGAAAACAACCCACAATCCAGACGCTTCAGATACGCCTCGTCCTCATCTAATCGTTGGCGCTTGATTCGACGATCCGCGTCTTCCATTTTGTCCAAGTACTTGAAGTGCAACTCCATGAGTCGCTCCACCTTTTCGTGGTCACCCTCGGTGAACTTGGTCATGAGTCTCTGACGTTGCGGGCCTCGAGCGTTTTTCATTAGGGAAGCCACAATTGATATTACGTGCTCCTCGTGTTCTTCAGCACTCACACCCTTccttttgttcttcttgggcGTCTTCATGAAGAGGGGAAAGATGGTGCGTAATCCGAGGATATCGACAAACTTGGCACTACAGTCCTTGCCTTCGGGCCCGATGAGTGCGTGATCGAGAACCTTGAGGGCTCCGTTGCGAGAGACTTTGCGTTCACGAAGCATGAGGTTCATGAGTTGAAGGCCCTCACCCTTGAGAAACCTTTCTCGATTGGGAGTGAACAATAGCAACGAGCAGAGGCAATCAAAGAGATTCTCCATCATCTCCTGCTCCTCCGGAGTGCCCGGATTATGACGTTTGTAGTAGGCCAATTGTTGGAGCAAGGAGTCGATGGCGCCCATCTCACCGTACTTTTGGCGATTACTCGGCTCGTTTTGGAGGAAGATCGAGAGGATTTCACTAGCATAGAGCTTGTTATCATCGAAAGCTACTTTTACTTTGAGTTTTTTCACGAGCCAGGACAAAAGGCCGGCCTCGGCGGCTTCTTGGCAGACTTCCGGCCGGATCTCGATCAGGTTCTCGAAAATGGCCAAGGTGTTATGGATGCCCTCACTTTCCTCACGAACGGAATCGTTCAGGCGTTCCAGGTTTTGTACAAGCAAGGCCGAGATTTGATTGTCCATGAGAGCTTGAACAAGGGCGTCGGCTCCGTCCTCAGACTCGTTCAAGGTATCCACGTCGGTGAGCTCTTGGAAGAGATCCACGGCGGCCACAGCAATGTCCGTATTTTCGTGCGAGAGCAAACCCAGAAAACTGGGGACACAGTCGAGTTCTACCAATAAAGGATAGAGATCCGGAGCCGTGGCCAAAGCTCGGAGATCCTGGATGGCCTGATGGAGTTCAACCTCGGACTCCATGAACTTCTTCGGCTCATCCGGGAACTTGATGCGGAGCTCTTGATTCTTCAGGCCCTTCTTCTCAAAGGCCAAGATCAGTTTCTTCATGGTCAACTCGTCTAGGGCTTCCGTGGTGTCCTCTGCATTGTCCaccatttctttgatttgttggCGCTGCTCATCGGTCAGGCCATCGTTGTCGGCCTTTTGGGCCAAGGCTTGAGCAGCCTCGGCCTCCAACATGGC from Tigriopus californicus strain San Diego chromosome 3, Tcal_SD_v2.1, whole genome shotgun sequence encodes:
- the LOC131877702 gene encoding beta-catenin-like protein 1; this encodes MDIGEIMSYKPVTAPKRPAAGDAKEEEEEVEDNPNDSYEKRAAKRRKKMKAQQRRKEEEKMAMLEAEAAQALAQKADNDGLTDEQRQQIKEMVDNAEDTTEALDELTMKKLILAFEKKGLKNQELRIKFPDEPKKFMESEVELHQAIQDLRALATAPDLYPLLVELDCVPSFLGLLSHENTDIAVAAVDLFQELTDVDTLNESEDGADALVQALMDNQISALLVQNLERLNDSVREESEGIHNTLAIFENLIEIRPEVCQEAAEAGLLSWLVKKLKVKVAFDDNKLYASEILSIFLQNEPSNRQKYGEMGAIDSLLQQLAYYKRHNPGTPEEQEMMENLFDCLCSLLLFTPNRERFLKGEGLQLMNLMLRERKVSRNGALKVLDHALIGPEGKDCSAKFVDILGLRTIFPLFMKTPKKNKRKGVSAEEHEEHVISIVASLMKNARGPQRQRLMTKFTEGDHEKVERLMELHFKYLDKMEDADRRIKRQRLDEDEAYLKRLDCGLFSLQLVDYIVLEACSSGAPTVKQRTLQILNQRSGTVQTIRNIVREYAGNLGDTESNNELSDNTEAKEEEREGERQHLLHLVDKF